The sequence below is a genomic window from Shinella zoogloeoides.
GAGCGCCACCACGCGCCCGCCGACGGCGACAGCGCCCTGCCCCACGTCCAGCCGGCCGAGCGCCAGCGCGGCCGCGGAAGCAGCGGCAATATCGGCCTCAGCCGCCGTATCCGGCGTGACCACGCCGAGCGGCCCCTCGGTGCCGAGAAGGTCCGGCACGATTTCGTGTGCGCCGACGATGCGCACGCCCTCGGCCTCGATGAGCCGTATGACCATTTTCAGCACGGCGTCGTCACCGCCGCGAAGCAGCGTGCGCACGACCGCGGGGACGGCGAGCAGCGCCTTGAAGGGCGCATGGATGTCGCGCCATTCCGGCCGGCGGCGCACCCAGCCGGAAAGAACCGCGCGGCCGATGCCGTGCCGGCGGAAGGCGGCGCCGATGCCGGCATAATTTCCGATGGAGATGATCTCGTGGTCGAAGCCGGACCAGTCTTCGCCGGATTCGTTGCTGAGCGCGAGAATATAGGGGCTTTCGCCGCGTGCCCGGGCGGCATCGGCAACATAGCGCGGCAGCATGCCGCCGCCGGCGATGATGGCCAGCCGGTCGCGCAATTCGGGCCGGCTTTCCGCCATGGCGGTCAGCCCTTGCCCCGGTTGGGGGACGAGAGCGCCCGGTCGCTTTCGGCGGCGATGAAATCGAGGATCTGCATGACGGGAACGCTGTGCGCATAGTCCGCACGGATCGCCGCCGCATTGTTCCTGACCGAGCCCTCGCCCTCGAAGATCTGCTTGAAGGCGCGGCGGACCTCGTGGATCGCCGGCTTGTCCATGCCGGCGCGCGCCATGCCGACGACGTTGAGACCGCCGAGGATGCCGGGATTGCCGTTCAGCATGCCGTAGGGGATGACGTCGTAGGAAACCGCCGAGAGACCGCCGATGAAGGCCTGGCGGCCGATGCGGGTGAACTGGTGCACGGCCGAGCCGCCGCCGAGGATGACGCGGTCCTCGACCTTCACA
It includes:
- a CDS encoding LpxI family protein, which encodes MAESRPELRDRLAIIAGGGMLPRYVADAARARGESPYILALSNESGEDWSGFDHEIISIGNYAGIGAAFRRHGIGRAVLSGWVRRRPEWRDIHAPFKALLAVPAVVRTLLRGGDDAVLKMVIRLIEAEGVRIVGAHEIVPDLLGTEGPLGVVTPDTAAEADIAAASAAALALGRLDVGQGAVAVGGRVVALEGAEGTDGMLERVAALRAAGRISQRRRGVLVKLCKPGQDLRADLPAIGLETLRRAEAAGLAGIAVEAGRSLVLERGALVAEADAHGLFVTGIVPERTEIVQ